From a single Lolium rigidum isolate FL_2022 chromosome 7, APGP_CSIRO_Lrig_0.1, whole genome shotgun sequence genomic region:
- the LOC124673114 gene encoding uncharacterized protein LOC124673114: MPNTDTDKGFRKNSETRENHRHKVRLALPFLSTRRQAAATRRSASSSSPSLREELIREHTYATNSSSTSPPTGGVLHRLRRFRDSFDASEHGSMILVLVAGPLRLPSGQTSARFWLPMDFHIERFSSPSRSSSPSSSLSPTTASATGLAVKFVVLSTRR; the protein is encoded by the exons ATGC CCAACACAGACACGGACAAGGGTTTCAGAAAAAATTCAGAAACAAGGGAGAACCATCGCCACAAGGTCCGCCTCGCGCTGCCGTTCCTCAGCACCCGCCGCCAAGCTGCTGCAACCCGGCGGTCCGCGTCATCGTCCTCTCCATCTCTGCGCGAGGAATTGATCCGAGAGCACACGTATGCGACGAACTCGTCCTCGACATCCCCTCCTACTGGCGGCGTACTTCATCGACTCCGGCGGTTCCGCGACTCCTTCGACGCTTCTGAGCACGGCTCCATGATCCTG GTCCTCGTCGCCGGCCCGCTCCGTCTGCCATCCGGCCAAACCTCCGCCCGTTTCTGGCTCCCCATGGACTTCCACATCGAGCGCTTCTCGTCCCCAAGCCGCTCGAGCTCTCCTTCATCGTCCCTGTCCCCGACCACCGCATCCGCCACAGGACTTGCGGTCAAGTTCGTCGTCCTCTCCACGCGTCGTTGA